GCGAGGTGGAGCGGCAGCGCTTCGCTGCGGAGAAGACCGCCGAACAAGTGCGGCAGGAAACCGGGAGGCCAAGCGGAAGGGCCGCGACCGGCCCCGAGAACGGGGCTACGGCCTGCCGGCCCTCGGGCGGCGGGTGGCCCTCCAACTGACGGCTTCCCAGTACGAGAAGTTCCGCAAAGTGATGCGACTCTACGGCGAGCAGGTGGCCGAGAAACTCGGCTGCCAGGAAGTGGGCTCGAGGATGCGATGCTCTTGCTCTGCGAGCAGGTCCTTGCGGCCCAGGCGGGCCACGGGGATCCCCCGGATGCGGCCGGAGCGGCCCGACGCCGGCTGCCCTGCGACGCAAGGTCCTGCTGCGGGACGGGGTGGTCTGCTCGAATCCCCACTGCTCGAGCCCGGACGACCACATCCACCACGTGGTCTTGCGTTCCGCGGGGGGCCCTACCGAAGCGTTCAACCTGCTGGCCGTGTGCCGCACTTGCCATTGACTGATACATGCCGGCTTGCTCGAGGTCCGAGGAAGCTACGGGGAAGTGGAGTGGCGGCGCCCCATCGACAGGCTCAATCGCGTCATCCGGCATGCCTCCCGTCTCGCCGCCGACGCCCTGCCCGTTATTCGAATCGAGTCCACAGCGGTGGACTGAGGTCTGCAAAAACGGGCTCCTCGGCAGAATCTGTGGGTAGGAGACGGAGTTTTCTCCGGGGCTCTGCCCCGGACCCCGGGATTTTTGAGGTATAACTCCGGCGTTCAATGGGCGGGAGAAGAACTGCCCCGACCCAGGCAAGGGGCCGGGGCAGCGGTGCGCCATTGACGCGCCATCGGCCTGGCTATCCCCTGCCGGGTTGCGTCCCCGCAGAGCCCGACTCCGTTTCGCCAGGCGATGGAGAGTATGCGGGTCGGCCATTGATGTGGCCAGAATCGGATGATCGAGTAGACGCAGCATCTGACGGTACGGGGAAAGAAGTGCATCCCGCCTCGTCCCGTGCAAGATTGCCATTGCGAAAACCAACCAGCAAGGAGTCAGCGGGATGCGTATCAAGACTATCCTCAATCGAATCGAGAAGCA
This genomic stretch from Acidobacteriota bacterium harbors:
- a CDS encoding HNH endonuclease, translated to MVCSNPHCSSPDDHIHHVVLRSAGGPTEAFNLLAVCRTCH